DNA from Arthrobacter sp. SLBN-112:
TCGACTCCCTGCGTGAGCTGGAGAAGAACGCGCCGCAGGCCCTTGCCGCAGTCAACGCCGGAGCCCGCGAAGCGGACGCCAAGATCGCCAGCGCGGAGCAGTCCCTGGCCACCATGCGCTCCAAGTACGCGGACAGTGCGCTAACCCAGGTCTCGGACAACATCGTCCAAGCCAAGGAACGGCTGGCCTTCGTACAGAACGCGTCCGAAACGGCGCAGCAGAAGCTCGGTGAGGGCGAGAGCAGCCTTGCTGCAGTGGCCGTACGCGCGGCCGAAGAAAGCCTGCACCAGACCAACGTCCTCCTGGACGCCATCGCCAAGGTGGCCACCAATCTCGACGAGGCCCGCAACGGCCTCGAAGCCTCGGTGGTGGACACCTCCCAGGACCTGGCCCAGGCAAAGGCCATGATCCAGTCCGGCGCCCACGCCGAGCTGGCCGGGCCGGTAGCCGCGGTGGAGGCCGCATTGGCCCAGGTTAGGAGCGAAATCCAGGGCGGAAAGATCGACCCCATCGCCACCCTGCAGCGGGTCGAAACCGCCCACCAGTCCCTGGACCAGGCCCTGACCGGGATCCGGGACCAGCAGGAGCAGGCGCGGCGCGCGCAGGCCTCGCTGCAGCAAACCATCATGTCCGCCCAGGCGCAGATCAGTGCCACGTCCGACTACATCACGGCGCGCCGCGGCGGAGTGGGCACCGAGGCACGCACCAGGCTTGCTGAGTCTCAGCGCAACCTCGACTATGCGCTGTCCATTGCCCGCACGGACCCTGTCACCGCGCTCACCTACGCACAGCAGGCGCATGCCCTGGCAGCGCAGGCGGCCCAACTGGCCCAGGCCGACGTCGAACACTTCGACGGCTACGCCAACCAGGGCTACGGCCGCGGCGGCATGTTCGGCGGCGGAGGCGGCGGTGGACTGGGCGGTGCCATTCTGGGCGGCATCCTGATCAACTCGATCCTCAACGGTGGCCACGGCGGCTGGGGCGGCGGCGGTGGCTGGGGCGACGGCGGAGGAGGCGGTGGCTTCGGAGGCGGCGGGGACTTCGGCGGCGGCGATTTCGGCGGCGGAGACTCCGGCAGTTTCTAAGGACTTCCGCCGGAACACGCCGGAGAACCCCGGCGGGCGGACAGAAGCAGTACACCACTGTGCACCGGTTCCAGTGGTTAACCCAGAGCAGGACGAAAGGCAAACACCATGGTTAAGCAGTCCATTTTTGGCCGGATCGCGCAGCTGGCAAAGGCGAACATCAATACTTTGCTGGACAACGCCGAGGATCCGCAGAAGATGCTGGACCAGATGGTCCGCGACTACACCAACAACATCGCCGAAGCAGAGTCCGCCGTGGCGCAGACCATCGGCAACCTCCGCATGCTGGAAGACGACTACAACGAGGACGTCAAGAACGCGCGCGACTGGGGAAACAAGGCACTGGCCGCCTCCCGCAAGGCTGACGAGTTCCGCGCGGCCGGCGACGTTGCCGACGCCGAAAAGTTCGACAACCTGGCAAAGGTGGCCCTGCAACGCCAGATGTCGGCCGAGAACGAAGCCAAGGGTGCGGAGCCGAGCATCGCCTCCCAGCGCGAGGTGGTGGACAAGCTGAAGACCGGCCTGGACCAGATGAAGAACAAGCTCAACCAGCTGACCAGCAAGCGCAACGAACTGGTGGCCAGGTCAAAGACGGCAGCGGCGCAGTCCCAGGTGCACGACGCCATCAAGAGCATCGACATCATGGACCCCACCAGCGAAGTTGGCCGCTTCGAGGAAAAGATCCGCCGCGAAGAGGCCAAGGTCCGCGGCCAGGAGGAACTTGCAGCATCCAGCCTGGATGCGCAGTTCAACCAGCTGGAGGACCTGGGCGAGCAGACCGAGATCGAGGCCCGGCTCGCTGCGCTGAAGTCCGGCGGTGCCAAGCCTGCCCTCGGTGCCGCCAGTGCCTCACAGTCCGAGTCGACCGTTGAGGAAGCCGACTTCGACAAGCTCTAAAGTCAACTGGCTTCCACAGGCAAACAAGGCGATGGCCGGGGCCGCGGTCCCGGCCATCGCCATGTCCACAGTGTGTAGCGTGGTGCCATGACCTCCCCTGAAGAAACCGCCCTGGTCTGGCTCCGCGACGACCTTCGCCTGGACGACAACCCGGCCCTGAACGCCGCCGCCGCGCTGGGCCTGCCGCTGACGGTGGTCTACGTCCTGGATGAAGAATCTGCAGGGATCAGGCCGCTGGGCGGAGCAACCCGGTGGTGGCTGCACCATTCACTCGCAGCACTGGCCTGCGCCCTCGAGGCCCGCGGCTCGCGTCTGCTCCTTCGCCATGGGCCGGCTGAACAGGTGATCAAGGAAGTGGCGGCGCAGAACGGAGCTGCCCACCTCTTCTGGAACCGGCGCTACGGGCAACCTGAGCGGACCATCGATGCCGCAGTCAAGGCGTGGGCCGGGGAGGAGGGCCTGGAGGCATCAAGCTTTCAGGCAAACCTCCTGTTCGAGCCCTGGACCGTTAAGACCGGCTCCGGAGGCCCCTACAAGGTGTTCACGCCTTTCTGGCGGGCATGCCTTGCCGGCCAGGATGTCAGGGAGCCTATGGAGCCTCCCGCCGTGATCCCGGAGCCTCCACAGCAACCAGGCCGCTTCCAGGCCGGCGACGACCTCGACAGCTGGCGGCTGCTCCCCTCCTCCCCTGACTGGAGCGGCGGACTCGCTGCCACCTGGGGTCCCGGCGAGGAAGGCGCGCATCACCGGCTGGAGGAGTTCCTGGACGGTCCGGTCGAAGAGTACGGAACCGGACGGAACCTTCCCGGCACCGAGGGAACCAGCCGCCTGTCACCCCACCTGCGGTTCGGCGAGGTCAGTCCGTTCCGGGTGTGGCGCGAGATCCGCCGCCGCTATCCTCAAAAGGTTCCTGCCGACGTCGGAATCTTCCGCTCCGAGCTTGGCTGGCGCGAATTCTGCTGGCAGCTGCTGTACAACAACCCGGAACTTGCCACCCGCAACTACCGGCCCGAATTCGACCGGTTCGCCTGGCAGCAGCCGGGCAGGAATGAGCTGGCAGCCTGGCAGCAGGGGCGCACGGGGTATCCCCTGGTGGACGCGGGCATGCGGCAGCTGTGGCAGACCGGCTGGATGCACAACCGCGTACGGATGGCCGCGGCCTCGTTCCTCGTCAAGAATCTCCTGGCTGACTGGCGGATCGGAGAGGAATGGTTCTGGGACACCCTGGTGGATGCCGACGCCGCCAGCAACCCGGCCAACTGGCAGTGGGTGGCCGGCTCGGGCGCTGACGCGTCGCCGTATTACCGGATTTTCAATCCCGTCACCCAAAGCAAAAAATTCGACGCCGGCGGCCGCTACCTGCGCGAGTTCGTCCCGGAGCTCGCGGACCTGGACAACAAATCCATCCACGAGCCCTGGAAGACAGGGGTCCCGGACTATCCCGAACCCCTCGTTGAGCTGCCGGAGTCCCGGGAACGGGCGCTGGCGGCTTACCAGCAGCTCAAGGACGGCTGAGCCGGGCTCCAGCTGTACCGTCCCTCTCCTCCTCTGCGGAAGGCTGAGCTGGCCTTAGCGGCTGACTTTGCCCGTGAGGGAGGCGATGGGCCGCAGGAAGATGGGGCGGGCCAGGAACCAGGCGGCCACCATGACGGCCACGGAGGCCAGGAACACCCAGAAACCGAACCAGCTGTCGTCGTCCCTGACCCCGTACATGTGGTTCAGGTTCCGCAGCGCACCGGTGGTGAGCACCAGGAAGACGTGGACCACGATGAAGGCCACGAAGTAGATCATCACCGGGAAGTGGACGGCGCGCGCCCACTCGATGGGGTAGGCCTTGTTTAGGCCCGCAGCCTTCTTTGGCCAGGCCGAGGACATCCGCAGGCCCGTGATGAACGCCAGCGGCGCAGCGATGAAGACGGTCACGAAGTAGGCCAACAGCTGCAGCGCGTTGTAGTTGATCCAGCCGTCTTCCGTGGGCCAGTCCAGCGAGGCGTACTGCAGCGCGGCCGACAAGGCATTGGGGAAGATGTCCCAGCTGGTGGGGACGATGCGCATCCATTGCCCGGTAGCGAACAGCAGCACGGCGAAGACGAGCCCGTTCAGGATCCAAAGGGCATCCAGCGTCAGGTGGAACCACAGTTCGAGGGTGATCTTGGTGGGCGCGTTCCTGGTGCGGATCAGGCCCTTATTGTTCCGGGTCCAATGCCCGCTGGGCCGTGTGGTGGTGCGTACCTGCCACCCTGTGCGGATGATCAGGAGCAGGAAGAAGGCGTTGAGGAAGTGCTGCCACGCCAGCCAC
Protein-coding regions in this window:
- a CDS encoding TPM domain-containing protein produces the protein MRSKFKRILAVIGLAGLLAVPAGAAWAEDPVKIPSGTNIVDDASVLGGRKGEVQDAIQKLLKDHKYNLYVVTVKTFTNPTDPAQWTQKVAELKSMGRADAVLAIAVDDGKFNFATNSNSPIRSKQANISQNAVTANLAGGKRDFAQAAIDTASAIGDAAGGGSGNVSSGDGAGAGVLVGAGVVVAGGGAYLYYRNRRKKAAGQDASSGSYGPQGAELDPLASLSVEELRRKSGSLLIEADDAIKTSEQELGFAQAQYGDSAVGNFTKALAEAKAHMTESFKLQQQLDDHIPDTEEQQRTWLGEIIRRSEAALASLQEQKADFDSLRELEKNAPQALAAVNAGAREADAKIASAEQSLATMRSKYADSALTQVSDNIVQAKERLAFVQNASETAQQKLGEGESSLAAVAVRAAEESLHQTNVLLDAIAKVATNLDEARNGLEASVVDTSQDLAQAKAMIQSGAHAELAGPVAAVEAALAQVRSEIQGGKIDPIATLQRVETAHQSLDQALTGIRDQQEQARRAQASLQQTIMSAQAQISATSDYITARRGGVGTEARTRLAESQRNLDYALSIARTDPVTALTYAQQAHALAAQAAQLAQADVEHFDGYANQGYGRGGMFGGGGGGGLGGAILGGILINSILNGGHGGWGGGGGWGDGGGGGGFGGGGDFGGGDFGGGDSGSF
- a CDS encoding PspA/IM30 family protein, with the protein product MVKQSIFGRIAQLAKANINTLLDNAEDPQKMLDQMVRDYTNNIAEAESAVAQTIGNLRMLEDDYNEDVKNARDWGNKALAASRKADEFRAAGDVADAEKFDNLAKVALQRQMSAENEAKGAEPSIASQREVVDKLKTGLDQMKNKLNQLTSKRNELVARSKTAAAQSQVHDAIKSIDIMDPTSEVGRFEEKIRREEAKVRGQEELAASSLDAQFNQLEDLGEQTEIEARLAALKSGGAKPALGAASASQSESTVEEADFDKL
- a CDS encoding cryptochrome/photolyase family protein; translation: MTSPEETALVWLRDDLRLDDNPALNAAAALGLPLTVVYVLDEESAGIRPLGGATRWWLHHSLAALACALEARGSRLLLRHGPAEQVIKEVAAQNGAAHLFWNRRYGQPERTIDAAVKAWAGEEGLEASSFQANLLFEPWTVKTGSGGPYKVFTPFWRACLAGQDVREPMEPPAVIPEPPQQPGRFQAGDDLDSWRLLPSSPDWSGGLAATWGPGEEGAHHRLEEFLDGPVEEYGTGRNLPGTEGTSRLSPHLRFGEVSPFRVWREIRRRYPQKVPADVGIFRSELGWREFCWQLLYNNPELATRNYRPEFDRFAWQQPGRNELAAWQQGRTGYPLVDAGMRQLWQTGWMHNRVRMAAASFLVKNLLADWRIGEEWFWDTLVDADAASNPANWQWVAGSGADASPYYRIFNPVTQSKKFDAGGRYLREFVPELADLDNKSIHEPWKTGVPDYPEPLVELPESRERALAAYQQLKDG
- a CDS encoding cytochrome b/b6 domain-containing protein encodes the protein MATPTKKPGAATGKRSRLYWVVPAVLAALVLVVLVARLLVGLPAVASFLADYPGQSALPDNAPVGFPAWLAWQHFLNAFFLLLIIRTGWQVRTTTRPSGHWTRNNKGLIRTRNAPTKITLELWFHLTLDALWILNGLVFAVLLFATGQWMRIVPTSWDIFPNALSAALQYASLDWPTEDGWINYNALQLLAYFVTVFIAAPLAFITGLRMSSAWPKKAAGLNKAYPIEWARAVHFPVMIYFVAFIVVHVFLVLTTGALRNLNHMYGVRDDDSWFGFWVFLASVAVMVAAWFLARPIFLRPIASLTGKVSR